Genomic window (Candidatus Vicinibacter proximus):
GTCACTTTTAATCAACGGAGATGACATCCTGGTCCCAGCTCAGGAGGAATACGAGATACAGCAATTTATGGATGGTTCAGTAATGACTATTTATGATGCACCATGGCCCGGATTTACCCCTGACCTTATGAGTGTAATACTGGTCATGGCCATACAGGCTAAGGGCAATGTACTTATTCATCAAAAGATGTTTGAATCAAGGCTGTTTTTTGTAGATAAATTAATTGACATGGGTGCCCAGATCATTTTATGTGATCCTCATCGTGCAGCTGTTAATGGACTCAACAGAAAGTATCCTTTGAGAGGAATAGAAATGACTTCACCCGATATTCGTGCAGGCGTTGCGTTACTGATTGCAGCGCTTTCTGCTCAGGGAAAAAGTGTTATTCATTCCATTCATCAAATTGACAGAGGGTATGAAAGAATTGATGACAGACTCAATGCAATAGGAGCTGAAATTATACGAAAATGATTTTTCTTTTCCTCAGGAGCTGATATTTTATTTATAACTAAAGGAAAAAAAATTGGAGAAGGAAAATGTGCTAATTGTTTTTAATTCTTCTTTGGATTTAGAATGAGATATTTGATCATTTTTTATTAAAAATCAAATCGTTGTCTGTCCAGATTCATTCTTAATCCAGTCATCATCCAGTATGAATTTTCAAACTTATTCAATTGATTAAAACGATAACCAAGATCTAAATCTAAGTAGATTCCTTTCCAAATACGATAGGAGCTATTTAGTTCTATTTTAAATACTTTCACTTTTTCACCCTGCCCAATTTGGTTGTTAAAATCCATTACCCTTTGCGCATTTGATTTTAAAATATTTCCACCAAAGTTTAATCCGTTCTTATCGTTTCCTTTTACATAATGCAGGAAATTAAACTGGCAGGTAATCCTCTCAGAAGGCTGGTAATTGATGCGAAATATTAACTCATTGAAATTGGATCCAAGAGGATGAGCCAGAGATTGGTAATTATGGGAGTAGTTTGCAACACTGTCTCTGAATGAGTAAGTATAAGGCCTAATGGAATTAAATTCTGCCTGAACGTCTAGATTTTTAATTCTAAGAAAATCAAAATAAAATAAACCAAGCTGAATGCTGTACTTATTTCCCCACCATCCGGTTGGCGATCCTACAATTCTGTTGAGTACAAATTCATCAAAAAGCATTTGTCCATAAAATTTTAATGAACTACATGCAATTACTTCGGATTGAAATCCCAATAACACATTATCCGGACTGCCAAGAGATTGTTCCACCCCTCTGTATAAGATTACAGGATTTAAATATTGAAGCTCAAATCCATTTTTTCTGCCAAAGATTACAGATTCAAAGATTCCAAAATTCCACCGCTTATTTATTCTAAAATTTAGGAAATGAGAAGCCATATATTTTTTATCCAACAACCGGTCTACGGAATTGAAACTTCTGTTTTCAGCAGATAATTCTGCAAAGAGGTTCTGGTAGCTTATTGGCCCGAACTGAGAATTTATTTTTAGAAACAAGTACGGGCTTGAAAAGTCCGACAGGAATAAACTTCTTATGCCGTTCCCAATTTTATTTCGGCCATGACCAAAGGTAAGATGCACACTTTTGATCAGGTTAAAATGAACATTTCCTTCTGCTATCAGATAATCGTATGAATTTTTTAAGGTAAGTAATTTACTGTCGTAAATTTTAAGAAATCCTGCCCCGGGAAAGGCCTGATATTCTTTAATAAATTGACCAACATAGTTTGTGGTGCCGATTTGTGTTTCCGTAATTGAAGCATTGAAGAATATCCTGTTGTCCAATCCTCCTGCAATTTTAATTCCTCTTCTGTTGGTAAGCAGATTGGAAGTGGCATCGAAACTTTCGACACCAGCTTTAATCTCAAACATAGGATCTGCCAATACATAGAATGATTTTCTAAGGATGGAATAGAAATGAGAATTGTGGTATAAATATTTAAGGAATGGTTTAGATTTTTCGATATTGGCAAGATCATCCAATGTGTCTTTATGGTAAAAAAGATATTCAGGGTATCTATATAAAATCTCTCTTATTGGTGTACTAATTTCTTTATAAGCATCGGGTGATACATTTTTATTAATACTTCTTAGTTCCGGAATAATTCTGCTTTGCGAAGGATTATTTAAAAAAACGGGAGAAAGGAACAGTGATTTATTTTTTGTTTCAATTTTGTTTATGAGTAATTGGTAAGATTCATTTGACTGGACCAAATTTCCCTGGCCAAAACCAATCTGCTGTGTCATAAGCAGTACCAGTAAAATGAATATTCTCATTTTTATATTTTGAATTCCAAAAGGAAATTTTTAATGGTCTGGTCAAACTGGTCCCTGTTATAGAAATCTACATGAAGAGGGAGTACGTATATATCTATATTTTGACTTTTAAGAAATGATTCATGCAATCGCAGTCGGGTAGCATCTTTCTCCGTAGTGAGTAACATTTTATTGGAATGACTTACCTTGTTAAATTGAGTAAAAATATGTGCAAGCTCTGTTTCCGTAAAATAATGATGGTCTTCAAAGTTATAATCTGTCACAGAAGCTACTTTAGGGGACAAATAATTTATCATGTAGGATGATTGGGCAATTGCACTGATAACCATTAAATCCAGACCCTCATTAAGTTTAAAAATTTTATCCGAATTGAAAATATGATATGGTGTTCCATATTCAAGGAAGGAAAAAAACAATTTTTGTTTTTCTTCAAGTTTTAAATTTTGTCGCCAATGTAAAATTTCTAAATCATTGGGTTGGGTCGGACATTTTGTTACAATAATGATGTCAGCTCTCCGTGCACCATAGCGCCACTCTCTAAGTCGGCCACTGGGTAACAGATAATCTTTAAAATATGGATTTGAATATTCTGTAAGCAGTATGTTAAGACCGGGTGTGACTTCCAGATGTTGAAATGCATCATCCAAAAGTATTGTTTTTATCTCAGGGTGTTGCGACAATAGTTTTGGAATACCAATTGATCTGTTGCTGTTGACTGCAAAAGGAACATCCGGAAACTTGTTTTTAATTTGAACAGGTTCATCCCCTACGTCAAGAGCGGTGTGCAATTGTGTCAATAAAATATGTCCTGAAGTTTTTCGACGATAGCCACGACTCAGAACTGCCACCGGAATATAGTCTTTTAGAAGTCTTATCAGATATTCAATATGTGGGGATTTTCCAGTTCCTCCAACAGTAAGGTTTCCTACACTGATGATGGGAATACTAAATTTGAGTGTTTTAAAAAATCCGGATAAATAAAATCCCTGGTAAATACTTACGCCTAGTCCGTAAAGAAAAGAAATAGGGGCCAGTAGGAGTTGGAGCGTTTTTTTCAAAATAAAATGAAAACTACTGTTTAATCATTCAAGGAGTAATTCAAACTTAATTGTGGAATTGAGAAAACAAAATTTCTTGCAATGTCTCGACTGCTGGATTTAAGATCTACTTTTTCAATGTCAGTTAGAGAATATTCCGGTCTGAGCAATGCTGAAATATTGAGTTTGCCCAGGTTGACCATTGCACCAAAACCCAATACTAGTTCAAATGGACTGGAAGAATAAAGGTCCTTCACATCAGTAAGATTTGGACTGTAGTATCCAAAGCCTCCGGTTCTTGAAGAGTTAGCCGATTGCAAAAGACATATTTGAACTCCGGCATGAAGCAAGAAGGAGACTATTTTTTCAGGATCAGAATTCCATTTTAATAAAAGTGGAAATTTCAAATAATTAAGATCGGTTTTGTAATCTGCAAGGCTGTTGCCGTCAGTAATGTATTTTTGACCCTGTTGTGAAAAAATGATCCCACTTTGAAATCCAAGATTTTTACTTAGATTGTAGCCTACATTTAATCCAAATGAAGGTTTAAAAGTGGCTTTAAAATCCAATACTCCCCCGGCATCGAAGTCATTTTTGTTAAAAATCCAGGAATTCTGAATGCCTAACTGAACACCCATAAACAAACCACTTCTTTGGGCCAGAGCAGGATTTAGGATGGTAACGGCAAACAACAGCAGGAAGTAAAATTTTTTCATGATTCACTTAATTATGGCTAAACAACTGACAAATTTAATTAAAGTCAAACATATATTCAAAAATTGCTATATAATTATATTTTCTTTAGGTGTGTTGGTGTTCATTAAGTGATGTCCTATCCGACATTTCAAGCAAGCATTTTTCAGGCAGTATTCATTAATTTGTTGCAGAACTCCCTGGCTTTGTCTTGCATTCTCTATTTTTTGTCCTGTTTTTATCCAAAGTCTGGTAAATTTATTTTCTTCTGCCTTAATGCATTCAAGAAAGCCAAGGACCTTGTTTTTAAGTACTGAGTCTTGAATGTATTCACCATAGATATACAGGATTGGACAAATGACATTGATCAGTATAGAATCTGCGATTGTGGATCCCAACTTTTTTATGGAAGGTTTTACAGTTGAATTTTCAAAAGTATAATGCATGTCCCAAAATTCAGAAGCTTGAACCTTAAACATTGTCTGAATGTCTTTAAGATGTTCAAGCAGTAGCAGGTTATTGAATGTATTTGGATTTCTATGGAAAAATGCAGCAATTTGAGCAAGTCGAATGGTTGGGAAGTGTGCCGGTCTTAACCTTAAAAAGTTCCATGAATTTTTTTTCATGGGATTAATGTTGTGAAGATTTATTAAAAAAGTTGCTTCTTGTTTTAATTTGGTTAGATATGGATCATTGTGAGGGTCCTCTAACAATCCTGAAGCACCAAAGAGTAATGCTTCCATTTTAAATGGGTCATCTAAATATTTTTTCAATAGACTCCAGGTAACTTTTGTGGTTAACTCACTCATTGCAGAAGAATTCACCGGGGTGACAAGATAATGGCAGAATTTCTGATAAAAAAGGGTCTCCCAATCTGATTTATTGTTGGATAATTGCATCAGCAATAAATCAGTTTTAGAATTAATTCTTTCAATTGAAGCTGATTCTATTTGAGAATGTATGGTCAACATCGGTACATCAGAACGTAAAGTACTACAAGGAATCTGCTGAATATTATTCATCAAGTATTGATAGGTAGATATTTCTGCATCACTAATTAAACTGAACAACTCAAGGGTTGGTATTTCGCAGTGATTAAGAAAAATCGCTTTGTCGTGCTTCCAAACGACATGCAATATGATCGTTGCATAATTGGGATCCACATCATGTTTATGTTTGATCCAGTCTGATGAATGAACATGCATTTCAACATGCCCATTCCAAATTACACCATCTATCTCAATTTGGGCAAAAAGAAAATCGGGGCCTTGGTTGGTGTTGTAAGTGCCGGGTTTAAGAATCTTAAGGGTGTTTCCGTCGGTTGTTTTAAGGTGTAATTGTCTGAGTTTGCCGGTGTGCCAATAATAGTGTATTAAGTCTTCTTTTATCATTTTCGTTTATAAATTAGAAAGGAATAATCATAGTTATTTTTGTCATCGCTTGTATGCTTGTTTTCACTGATAAGGGTCCATTCATTAAAATTAATTTGAGGAAAAAAAACATCTCCGGTTCCATTGAACGCAACCATGGTTAAATACAATTTACTGACCAAATGAAGAGATTGACGATATATCTCTCCACCACCGATGATGAATAATTCCTGTTCATTATTTTCTTTAGCGGTCAGTATTCCTTTTTCAATTGAATTCACAATGAT
Coding sequences:
- a CDS encoding dihydrofolate reductase — encoded protein: MISAIVAMNSEGLIGDENKIPWHLPADLKYFKKQTMGHHILMGRKCFDSIGKSLPGRKNIIVTKNPNFIVSDCIIVNSIEKGILTAKENNEQELFIIGGGEIYRQSLHLVSKLYLTMVAFNGTGDVFFPQINFNEWTLISENKHTSDDKNNYDYSFLIYKRK
- a CDS encoding DUF2851 family protein, with product MIKEDLIHYYWHTGKLRQLHLKTTDGNTLKILKPGTYNTNQGPDFLFAQIEIDGVIWNGHVEMHVHSSDWIKHKHDVDPNYATIILHVVWKHDKAIFLNHCEIPTLELFSLISDAEISTYQYLMNNIQQIPCSTLRSDVPMLTIHSQIESASIERINSKTDLLLMQLSNNKSDWETLFYQKFCHYLVTPVNSSAMSELTTKVTWSLLKKYLDDPFKMEALLFGASGLLEDPHNDPYLTKLKQEATFLINLHNINPMKKNSWNFLRLRPAHFPTIRLAQIAAFFHRNPNTFNNLLLLEHLKDIQTMFKVQASEFWDMHYTFENSTVKPSIKKLGSTIADSILINVICPILYIYGEYIQDSVLKNKVLGFLECIKAEENKFTRLWIKTGQKIENARQSQGVLQQINEYCLKNACLKCRIGHHLMNTNTPKENIII
- a CDS encoding PorT family protein; its protein translation is MKKFYFLLLFAVTILNPALAQRSGLFMGVQLGIQNSWIFNKNDFDAGGVLDFKATFKPSFGLNVGYNLSKNLGFQSGIIFSQQGQKYITDGNSLADYKTDLNYLKFPLLLKWNSDPEKIVSFLLHAGVQICLLQSANSSRTGGFGYYSPNLTDVKDLYSSSPFELVLGFGAMVNLGKLNISALLRPEYSLTDIEKVDLKSSSRDIARNFVFSIPQLSLNYSLND
- the lpxK gene encoding tetraacyldisaccharide 4'-kinase, whose amino-acid sequence is MLKKTLQLLLAPISFLYGLGVSIYQGFYLSGFFKTLKFSIPIISVGNLTVGGTGKSPHIEYLIRLLKDYIPVAVLSRGYRRKTSGHILLTQLHTALDVGDEPVQIKNKFPDVPFAVNSNRSIGIPKLLSQHPEIKTILLDDAFQHLEVTPGLNILLTEYSNPYFKDYLLPSGRLREWRYGARRADIIIVTKCPTQPNDLEILHWRQNLKLEEKQKLFFSFLEYGTPYHIFNSDKIFKLNEGLDLMVISAIAQSSYMINYLSPKVASVTDYNFEDHHYFTETELAHIFTQFNKVSHSNKMLLTTEKDATRLRLHESFLKSQNIDIYVLPLHVDFYNRDQFDQTIKNFLLEFKI